Proteins encoded within one genomic window of Nonomuraea gerenzanensis:
- a CDS encoding SDR family NAD(P)-dependent oxidoreductase has product MDFTGKTALITGSGAIGGLGHATARILAAGGADLIITGTDPGRGAQVVDDVRASAAGTVRFVPADLADPHSVRRLAEDAGAVDILVNNAGVVPFSATPDQDLAAYDTAFAVNVRAPFVLVAQLAPKMAARGGGSIVNVSSTAAGLGMPLMAAYGATKAALESLTRTWAAEFAASNVRVNAVAPGPMTTSKVVAAMGPDVGGMGLTTALARAADPAEVAQVIAFVAGDQASYVTGAVVAADGGRTAI; this is encoded by the coding sequence ATGGACTTCACCGGAAAGACCGCGCTGATCACCGGGTCGGGCGCCATCGGCGGGCTCGGGCACGCGACAGCGAGGATCCTCGCCGCCGGCGGCGCCGACCTGATCATCACCGGCACCGACCCCGGCCGCGGCGCCCAGGTCGTGGACGACGTGCGGGCGAGCGCGGCCGGCACCGTGCGCTTCGTCCCCGCCGACCTGGCCGACCCGCACTCCGTGCGGCGGCTGGCCGAGGACGCGGGAGCGGTGGACATCCTCGTCAACAACGCGGGCGTCGTCCCGTTCAGCGCGACCCCCGACCAGGATCTCGCCGCCTACGACACCGCCTTCGCGGTCAACGTGCGCGCCCCGTTCGTCCTGGTCGCCCAGCTCGCACCGAAGATGGCCGCACGCGGCGGCGGCAGCATCGTCAACGTCAGCTCCACCGCCGCCGGCCTGGGCATGCCGCTGATGGCCGCCTACGGCGCCACCAAGGCGGCGCTGGAGTCCCTGACCCGCACCTGGGCGGCCGAGTTCGCCGCCTCCAACGTGCGCGTCAACGCCGTGGCGCCCGGCCCGATGACCACCTCCAAGGTGGTGGCGGCCATGGGGCCGGACGTCGGCGGCATGGGGCTGACGACCGCGCTCGCACGCGCGGCGGACCCGGCCGAGGTCGCCCAGGTCATCGCCTTCGTCGCCGGCGACCAGGCGAGCTACGTCACCGGCGCGGTCGTGGCCGCCGACGGGGGCCGTACCGCCATCTGA